From a single bacterium genomic region:
- a CDS encoding glutamate synthase subunit beta, with product MGKPTGFMEVTRETPQSRPVEERVRDWNEIYIEFPKDKLNGQASRCMDCGVPFCNQGCPLGNLIPEWNDLVYNDRWRDAIEALHKTNNFPEFTGRVCPAPCEGSCVLGINDDPVTIKQIEVEIIEHAFQEGWVVARPPKSRTGKRVAVIGSGPAGLAAAQQINRAGHQVVVFERAQRIGGLLTFGIPDFKLEKRIVERRLNIMEEEGIEFRTNANVGFNVSIDELRSNFDAIVMCGGSTQPRNLDVPGRELDGIHYAMDYLTAQNELNHGDLQEGRRVINAKDKRVVIIGGGDTGADCLGTAHRHGAKSIHQFELLPKPPAARAADNPWPNWPMILRNSSAHQEGGERDWCINTKRFEGKDGKVTKLFANRIEWYRDEESGRMSMRDVPGSEFEMDVDLVFLAMGFLHPEHKGPIEQLEVELDGRGNIKTDENYMSSVEGIFSAGDMRRGQSLVVWAIAEGRKAARAVDAYLMGTSDLPG from the coding sequence ATGGGTAAGCCGACCGGCTTTATGGAAGTGACTCGAGAGACGCCTCAATCGCGTCCGGTCGAAGAACGCGTTCGCGACTGGAATGAGATCTATATCGAGTTCCCGAAAGACAAGCTCAATGGGCAGGCCTCGCGCTGCATGGACTGCGGCGTTCCGTTCTGTAACCAGGGCTGCCCGCTCGGGAATTTGATCCCGGAGTGGAACGATCTCGTCTATAATGATCGGTGGCGCGATGCGATCGAGGCACTACACAAGACGAACAACTTCCCGGAATTCACCGGCCGCGTTTGCCCTGCTCCTTGCGAAGGATCCTGCGTTCTTGGGATCAATGACGATCCCGTGACGATCAAGCAGATCGAAGTTGAGATCATCGAACACGCTTTCCAGGAAGGCTGGGTTGTCGCTCGTCCGCCCAAATCGCGCACGGGTAAGCGCGTTGCTGTCATCGGCTCGGGACCGGCTGGTCTGGCCGCAGCACAGCAGATCAATCGCGCCGGGCACCAGGTTGTTGTCTTCGAGCGTGCACAGCGAATCGGTGGTTTGTTGACCTTTGGTATTCCTGACTTCAAGCTCGAGAAGCGAATCGTTGAGCGTCGCCTCAACATCATGGAGGAAGAAGGAATCGAGTTCCGCACGAACGCCAACGTCGGCTTCAACGTCAGCATCGACGAATTGCGATCGAACTTCGACGCGATTGTGATGTGCGGCGGTTCGACCCAGCCTCGGAACCTCGATGTGCCGGGTCGCGAACTGGACGGCATTCATTACGCGATGGACTACCTGACTGCGCAGAATGAACTCAATCACGGCGACCTGCAGGAAGGCCGCCGCGTCATCAACGCAAAGGACAAGCGCGTTGTGATTATCGGCGGCGGCGACACCGGCGCGGATTGTCTCGGGACCGCACACCGCCATGGCGCGAAGTCCATTCACCAGTTCGAGCTCCTGCCAAAGCCTCCGGCTGCGCGTGCCGCTGACAATCCCTGGCCGAACTGGCCGATGATTCTGCGCAACTCGTCCGCGCACCAGGAAGGCGGCGAACGCGACTGGTGCATCAACACCAAACGTTTTGAAGGCAAGGATGGGAAGGTCACCAAGCTCTTCGCCAACCGCATCGAATGGTATCGCGACGAGGAGAGCGGGCGCATGTCGATGCGCGACGTCCCCGGCAGCGAATTCGAGATGGATGTCGACCTCGTGTTCCTCGCGATGGGATTCCTTCATCCGGAACACAAGGGTCCCATCGAGCAACTCGAGGTGGAGCTCGACGGACGTGGCAACATCAAGACCGACGAGAACTACATGTCGAGCGTCGAGGGAATCTTCAGTGCCGGCGACATGCGGCGTGGCCAGTCGCTCGTCGTCTGGGCCATCGCTGAGGGACGCAAAGCGGCGCGCGCCGTCGATGCGTACCTGATGGGAACCAGCGACCTGCCGGGGTGA
- a CDS encoding TMEM134 family protein, with the protein MSEDNRWRKNGEKLRRQSMALAIPSLILGGPLGVGAVGYFIGKHFGDSATGFFVGFVLGLIVAVWESAKILRAMAREDETDSKK; encoded by the coding sequence GTGAGCGAAGACAACCGCTGGAGAAAAAACGGCGAGAAGCTGCGCAGGCAGTCCATGGCCCTCGCAATTCCGAGTCTGATACTCGGCGGGCCGCTCGGGGTCGGAGCCGTCGGCTACTTCATCGGGAAGCACTTTGGAGATTCAGCGACTGGTTTCTTCGTAGGATTTGTCCTCGGATTGATTGTCGCCGTTTGGGAAAGCGCTAAGATCTTGCGGGCAATGGCCCGGGAAGACGAAACGGATTCCAAGAAGTGA
- the atpB gene encoding F0F1 ATP synthase subunit A produces the protein MPESSQGEHEILLVRENANSHDASDPVSHGEATLGHVTDAAHDATAAVHGAADAAHGAEAHHGRHVTHPPELPHFVQIWWEAEAQQMEAEGKDPYGNPKDGLTVAQTLHVGRLEEPAPFVDYAPWENNLFAGIAALIIIVVAFLATAPFRRSKDIVMRKPTRTQSAMEALVDGVDSFCQGILGKENGRRYMPYVASLFFFVLMMNFMGLIPLMKAPTASLLITGSLALCTFIYYMSVAIFRLGPLNYLHHLAGSPPTPFHKNLIPWIMAPLIMFIELVSDFFAKPVSLALRLFGNILGKDILMGVMLGLGFTISTGMFGSAGEWFGVPLTFPFYFLGLLLSAIQALIFALLSAIYILLVLPHDEEHEH, from the coding sequence ATGCCTGAATCGTCACAAGGTGAACACGAGATTCTGCTGGTTCGCGAGAACGCGAACAGCCACGACGCTTCCGACCCCGTTTCGCACGGCGAAGCGACTCTCGGTCACGTTACGGATGCTGCTCACGATGCCACTGCTGCCGTTCACGGTGCGGCCGATGCCGCCCACGGAGCCGAAGCGCACCACGGACGTCACGTCACGCACCCGCCCGAATTGCCGCACTTCGTTCAGATCTGGTGGGAGGCCGAAGCGCAGCAGATGGAGGCCGAAGGGAAGGATCCCTACGGCAATCCCAAGGACGGTCTGACGGTCGCGCAGACGCTGCACGTTGGTCGCCTCGAAGAGCCCGCGCCTTTCGTCGATTACGCGCCTTGGGAAAATAATCTCTTCGCCGGAATAGCCGCTCTCATCATCATCGTGGTCGCTTTCCTTGCTACGGCCCCCTTCCGACGCAGCAAAGACATCGTGATGCGTAAGCCCACGCGTACACAGTCGGCAATGGAAGCACTTGTCGACGGCGTCGACAGTTTCTGTCAGGGCATTCTTGGTAAGGAAAACGGACGGCGCTACATGCCGTACGTCGCTTCCCTTTTCTTCTTCGTTCTGATGATGAACTTCATGGGTCTGATTCCGTTGATGAAGGCCCCGACCGCATCGCTTCTGATTACCGGCAGCCTGGCGCTTTGCACGTTTATCTACTACATGTCCGTCGCGATCTTCCGTTTGGGGCCGTTGAATTACCTGCACCACCTTGCGGGCAGCCCTCCGACGCCGTTCCACAAGAATCTGATTCCGTGGATCATGGCTCCGTTGATCATGTTCATCGAACTGGTCAGCGATTTCTTCGCGAAGCCCGTCAGCCTTGCGCTGCGTCTGTTCGGCAATATCCTCGGCAAGGACATCCTGATGGGTGTTATGCTGGGTCTTGGCTTCACGATTTCGACGGGGATGTTCGGCAGCGCCGGCGAGTGGTTTGGCGTGCCGCTGACCTTCCCGTTCTACTTCCTGGGACTGCTGCTGTCCGCAATCCAGGCACTGATCTTCGCGCTCCTTTCGGCGATCTACATTCTGTTGGTCCTGCCGCACGACGAGGAGCACGAGCACTAA
- the atpE gene encoding ATP synthase F0 subunit C: MLETVQQTLGIAYPIGLGIAALGAGLGLGKAVGSAMEAMGRQPEAIGRIQIAMIIGAAFIEALAIYALVAPFVAKASGMFS; encoded by the coding sequence ATGCTGGAGACAGTTCAACAAACTCTTGGTATTGCCTATCCCATCGGTTTGGGCATCGCCGCGCTTGGCGCAGGACTTGGCCTGGGCAAGGCCGTCGGCTCCGCTATGGAAGCCATGGGCCGTCAGCCCGAAGCCATTGGCCGCATTCAGATCGCCATGATCATCGGCGCGGCCTTCATCGAAGCTCTCGCCATCTACGCCCTGGTTGCTCCGTTCGTCGCCAAGGCCAGCGGGATGTTCAGCTAA
- the atpF gene encoding F0F1 ATP synthase subunit B: MNGTLLLAASPMAEIGGQVLTTIVTFLAVLWVLKLLAWKPILELLDQRRETVSSKFEEIDRKMGEANTLIADYEERLKRIDDEARERHNKAVDEGRQMASEIIEKARHEAESITVKAKQAMDMELEKARLELRREVVEMTLTATGKLLSVSVDDAKHRQLVDDFIADMEKRKSS; encoded by the coding sequence ATGAACGGGACATTGTTGTTGGCCGCATCTCCGATGGCGGAGATCGGCGGACAGGTTCTCACCACCATCGTTACCTTCCTCGCCGTGCTTTGGGTGCTGAAGCTCCTGGCGTGGAAGCCGATTCTCGAATTACTCGACCAGCGGCGGGAAACCGTCTCGTCCAAGTTCGAGGAAATCGATCGGAAGATGGGTGAAGCCAACACGCTGATCGCCGACTACGAAGAGCGGCTGAAGCGAATCGACGACGAGGCGCGCGAGCGCCACAACAAAGCCGTCGACGAAGGCCGCCAAATGGCCTCCGAGATTATCGAGAAGGCGCGCCACGAAGCAGAGAGCATCACGGTCAAGGCCAAGCAGGCTATGGACATGGAGCTCGAGAAGGCACGCCTGGAACTTCGCCGCGAAGTCGTCGAGATGACTCTCACGGCCACCGGCAAGCTCCTCTCCGTCTCGGTTGACGATGCCAAGCATCGCCAGCTCGTCGATGACTTCATCGCCGATATGGAGAAGCGGAAGAGCTCATGA
- the atpH gene encoding ATP synthase F1 subunit delta, which translates to MSRTRGDLVAAKNYAEALFEAARDKGIDEQIDGEAAAFLKALQDTPQFVAFLEGPHIPQGKKIPHVDNVMKGRFNVLLRNFVLLLLRRGRITALEEALELYRGLFEKSRGISHGRVTSAVALDEKQQAELKLALQNFTGLSLNLDYVVDPDIIGGVVFKAGDLLIDDSLEGQMARLRTELMKAPVN; encoded by the coding sequence ATGAGCAGAACTCGAGGAGATCTCGTGGCCGCGAAGAACTACGCCGAAGCGCTTTTCGAAGCCGCCCGTGACAAGGGCATCGACGAGCAAATCGACGGAGAGGCAGCAGCCTTCCTGAAGGCTCTTCAGGACACGCCGCAATTTGTGGCGTTTCTGGAAGGCCCGCACATTCCGCAGGGGAAGAAGATTCCCCACGTGGACAATGTGATGAAGGGGCGCTTCAATGTGCTACTGCGAAACTTCGTTCTGCTTCTTCTGCGGCGCGGACGAATCACTGCTCTCGAAGAGGCTCTCGAGCTCTATCGCGGGCTGTTCGAGAAATCCCGCGGGATCTCTCACGGCCGAGTCACCTCGGCTGTCGCTCTGGACGAGAAACAGCAGGCCGAGCTCAAGCTCGCCCTGCAGAATTTCACCGGGCTCTCGCTCAACCTCGATTACGTGGTCGATCCGGACATCATCGGAGGCGTCGTCTTCAAAGCCGGCGATCTCCTGATCGATGATAGTCTGGAAGGTCAAATGGCCAGACTTCGCACTGAACTGATGAAAGCGCCCGTCAACTGA
- the atpA gene encoding F0F1 ATP synthase subunit alpha, whose translation MAIHADEIASILKKELESFETGLDVDSVGTVLRVGDSIATVYGLNNAMMGELLEFPGGLKGMVLNLEENSVGVVLFGIDTEIKEGDTVRRTNRIMEVPVGEAVIGRVVNSLGEPIDGKGPIAAKEHWPIERPAPNVLARKGVHEPLMTGLKAVDSMIPIGRGQRELIIGDRQTGKTAIAIDAIINQKGQDVHCFYVAVGQKASSVAGVVATLEENGAMDYTTVICASADEPASLQYIAPYTGVTMAEYFRDQSKHALVVYDDLSKQAAAYRTLSLLLRRPPGREAYPGDVFYLHSRLLERAAKLSDELGAGSLTALPIIETQAGDVSAYIPTNVISITDGQIYLEPDLFYRGVRPAINVGLSVSRVGGSAQTKAMKAVGGKLRLELAQFRELEAFAQFGSDLDKATQQQLTRGARLVEILKQGQYAPLPLSEQVLEIFTGTNGYADSIDVERTTEFITGLKAYVNEKYPDILHSIQEQKVLSDDLQEKMHKACKEYQEKFLQENASE comes from the coding sequence ATGGCAATTCATGCGGACGAAATTGCTTCGATTCTGAAAAAAGAACTCGAAAGCTTCGAAACGGGACTCGACGTCGATAGCGTTGGAACCGTGCTGCGAGTGGGCGACTCGATCGCCACCGTGTACGGACTCAACAACGCCATGATGGGCGAGTTGCTCGAATTCCCCGGCGGACTGAAGGGAATGGTGCTCAACCTGGAGGAGAACTCCGTGGGCGTCGTTCTATTCGGAATCGACACGGAAATCAAAGAGGGCGACACGGTGCGGCGCACCAACCGCATCATGGAAGTGCCCGTCGGAGAAGCCGTCATCGGCCGCGTGGTCAACTCCCTCGGCGAGCCCATCGATGGCAAGGGCCCGATCGCGGCCAAGGAACACTGGCCCATCGAGCGCCCCGCGCCGAACGTTCTCGCTCGTAAGGGCGTGCACGAGCCCCTGATGACTGGTCTCAAGGCCGTCGACTCGATGATCCCCATCGGCCGCGGACAGCGCGAGCTCATCATTGGCGACCGCCAGACCGGCAAGACGGCCATCGCCATCGACGCGATCATCAACCAGAAGGGGCAGGACGTTCACTGCTTCTACGTCGCTGTCGGCCAGAAGGCCTCGTCTGTGGCAGGCGTCGTTGCGACGCTTGAGGAAAACGGGGCGATGGATTACACGACGGTGATCTGCGCGTCTGCCGACGAGCCCGCCTCGCTGCAGTATATCGCACCCTACACCGGCGTTACGATGGCGGAGTACTTCCGCGATCAGAGCAAGCACGCGCTCGTCGTTTACGACGACTTGTCGAAACAGGCCGCTGCGTATCGTACGCTTTCGCTGCTGCTTCGTCGTCCGCCCGGCCGCGAAGCTTATCCCGGCGACGTCTTCTACCTGCACTCCCGCTTGCTCGAGCGCGCTGCCAAGCTCAGCGACGAGTTGGGCGCCGGTTCTCTGACGGCTCTGCCGATCATTGAAACACAGGCCGGCGACGTGTCCGCGTACATTCCGACCAACGTGATCTCGATTACCGACGGACAGATCTACCTCGAACCCGACCTGTTCTATCGTGGCGTTCGTCCGGCCATTAACGTCGGTCTGTCCGTGTCTCGTGTGGGTGGTTCCGCCCAGACGAAGGCCATGAAGGCCGTCGGTGGTAAGCTGCGCCTCGAGTTGGCCCAGTTCCGTGAACTGGAAGCCTTCGCGCAGTTCGGCTCCGACCTCGACAAAGCCACGCAGCAGCAGCTCACGCGCGGTGCGCGCCTCGTCGAGATCCTGAAGCAGGGCCAGTACGCGCCGCTTCCGCTCTCCGAGCAGGTGCTCGAGATCTTCACTGGTACCAATGGCTACGCGGACAGCATCGACGTTGAGAGGACGACTGAGTTCATCACCGGCCTGAAGGCCTATGTGAACGAGAAATATCCCGACATCCTGCACTCGATCCAGGAGCAGAAGGTCCTGTCCGACGACTTGCAGGAGAAGATGCACAAGGCCTGCAAAGAGTATCAGGAGAAGTTCCTGCAGGAAAACGCGTCCGAGTAA
- the atpG gene encoding ATP synthase F1 subunit gamma, which yields MAKGIKELRRRIRSIKSTRKITRAMEMVAAAKLRRTQGVMEAARPFARKLQLLLGRLALSPLAGENELFENRQDSELPTLVVLFTSDRGLCGSFNANLIKTAEVYLRTHPDALMVCVGKKGRDYFRRRLNERLVDSVVDLGGRVEGSTTDDLGNLLLKLWQDRRVSEIKLIAPHFISTASNKPEITQYLPLQPEAFGLSEEEASHPINYILEPSPKRVFEALLPQYLRSKIYLTLAETFTSEHSARMLAMNNATKNSDELVGKLSLQMNKARQAAITTEITEIVSGAEALG from the coding sequence ATGGCCAAGGGAATCAAAGAACTGCGCCGGAGAATCCGGTCGATCAAGAGCACTCGCAAGATCACGCGTGCCATGGAGATGGTGGCGGCTGCCAAGCTGCGCCGGACCCAGGGCGTGATGGAAGCGGCTCGGCCCTTCGCCCGAAAGCTCCAGTTGCTGCTTGGGCGACTCGCCCTCAGCCCGCTGGCGGGGGAGAACGAGTTGTTCGAGAATCGTCAGGATTCCGAACTGCCGACGCTGGTCGTTCTGTTCACGAGCGATCGCGGCCTTTGCGGCAGCTTCAACGCGAACCTCATTAAGACCGCCGAGGTCTACTTGCGCACGCATCCCGATGCGCTGATGGTTTGCGTGGGCAAGAAGGGACGCGATTACTTCCGCCGTCGGCTCAATGAGCGTCTTGTCGATTCCGTCGTCGATCTGGGTGGCCGTGTTGAAGGCTCCACCACCGACGATCTGGGGAATTTGCTTCTGAAGCTCTGGCAGGATCGCCGGGTATCGGAGATCAAGCTGATCGCGCCGCACTTCATCTCGACCGCTTCCAACAAGCCCGAGATCACGCAGTACCTTCCGCTCCAGCCCGAAGCATTCGGACTGTCTGAAGAAGAAGCCTCGCATCCGATCAATTACATTCTCGAGCCCTCGCCCAAGCGTGTGTTCGAGGCGCTGCTGCCGCAGTACCTGCGCAGCAAGATCTACCTGACGTTGGCGGAGACGTTCACCTCCGAGCACTCCGCGCGAATGCTCGCCATGAACAACGCCACGAAGAACAGCGACGAGTTGGTTGGCAAGCTGTCGCTGCAGATGAACAAGGCCCGCCAGGCCGCAATTACGACCGAGATTACTGAGATTGTCAGTGGTGCAGAAGCCCTCGGCTGA
- the atpD gene encoding F0F1 ATP synthase subunit beta yields the protein MKEGVIKQVIGATADVEFPTDQLPDILNALRVIDEAAGIDLVLEVASHIGNNTVRCVSMASTDGLVRGMKVVDTGEPITVPVGDQVLGHIFNLLGEPLDDRGGLADPKQRLPIHRKSPDFVDTLPATEILETGIKVIDLLCPYSKGGKIGLFGGAGVGKTVVIMELINNIAKGHGGYSVFAGVGERTREGNDLWHEMNDAGVIVDPTDPKNEGKSSKAALVFGQMNEPPGARLRVALSALTMTEYFRDELGQDVLLFVDNIFRFTQAGSEVSALLGRMPSAVGYQPTLQTEMGNLQERITSTRKGSITSVQAVYVPADDLTDPAPANTFAHLDATTVLNRALTELGIYPAVDPLDSTSRIKDPRIIGERHYRVATEVQQTLQRYKDLQDIIAILGMDELSEDDKITVARARKMQRFLSQPFHVAEIFTGRPGAYVKVEDTITAFERFVDGEFDDNEKYPEQAFYMCGGIDEAIENAEKMNS from the coding sequence ATGAAGGAAGGCGTAATCAAACAAGTCATCGGCGCGACCGCCGACGTCGAATTCCCGACGGACCAGTTGCCGGACATTCTGAACGCCCTGCGCGTCATCGATGAAGCCGCCGGAATCGACCTGGTTCTCGAAGTGGCCTCGCACATCGGTAACAACACCGTGCGCTGCGTCTCTATGGCCTCCACCGACGGCCTGGTTCGCGGAATGAAGGTCGTTGATACGGGCGAGCCCATCACCGTTCCCGTCGGCGACCAGGTTCTTGGCCACATCTTCAACCTGTTGGGAGAGCCCCTCGACGATCGCGGCGGACTGGCCGACCCGAAGCAGCGTTTGCCGATTCACCGCAAGTCCCCCGATTTCGTCGATACGCTGCCGGCCACCGAGATTCTTGAGACCGGAATCAAGGTCATCGACCTTCTTTGCCCGTACTCCAAGGGCGGCAAGATCGGCCTGTTCGGCGGCGCCGGCGTCGGCAAGACCGTCGTCATCATGGAGCTGATCAACAACATCGCGAAGGGCCACGGCGGCTACTCGGTCTTCGCGGGCGTCGGCGAGCGTACTCGTGAAGGCAACGACCTTTGGCACGAAATGAACGACGCGGGCGTTATTGTGGATCCGACCGATCCGAAGAACGAAGGCAAGTCCTCCAAGGCCGCCCTGGTGTTCGGCCAGATGAACGAGCCCCCTGGAGCTCGTCTCCGCGTTGCCCTGTCCGCTCTGACCATGACGGAGTATTTCCGCGATGAGCTCGGCCAGGACGTGCTGCTCTTCGTCGATAACATTTTCCGTTTCACGCAGGCCGGTTCCGAAGTTTCCGCGCTTCTTGGCCGCATGCCCTCTGCCGTGGGTTATCAGCCCACGCTGCAGACCGAAATGGGTAACCTGCAGGAACGCATTACCTCCACGCGCAAGGGCTCCATTACCTCCGTGCAGGCCGTTTACGTGCCGGCGGATGACTTGACCGACCCCGCGCCGGCCAACACCTTCGCGCACCTCGACGCTACGACGGTTCTCAACCGTGCTCTGACCGAGCTCGGTATTTACCCCGCCGTGGATCCGCTCGACTCCACGTCCCGAATCAAGGATCCGCGTATCATCGGCGAGCGCCACTACCGCGTGGCCACCGAAGTCCAGCAGACGCTTCAGCGTTACAAGGACCTTCAGGACATCATCGCCATCCTCGGTATGGACGAGCTTTCCGAGGACGATAAGATCACCGTGGCGCGCGCGCGCAAGATGCAGCGTTTCCTCAGCCAGCCCTTCCACGTTGCAGAAATCTTCACGGGCCGCCCCGGCGCCTACGTGAAGGTCGAAGACACGATCACCGCCTTCGAGCGTTTCGTCGACGGCGAGTTCGACGACAACGAGAAGTACCCCGAGCAGGCCTTCTACATGTGCGGCGGGATCGATGAAGCCATCGAAAACGCCGAGAAGATGAACTCCTGA
- a CDS encoding F0F1 ATP synthase subunit epsilon produces MADFHLQIVTRQQAVFDEPVTALTLPGEDGYFGILAHHAPIVSVLKEGDAVLRQGTREQTIHIEGGFLEMSHNRATLLCHGLQGLQAAAAASEDE; encoded by the coding sequence ATGGCTGACTTTCATCTCCAGATCGTGACGCGCCAGCAGGCCGTGTTCGACGAACCCGTCACCGCACTGACGTTGCCGGGCGAGGACGGTTATTTCGGCATCCTGGCCCATCACGCGCCGATCGTCTCGGTGCTCAAGGAAGGCGATGCCGTCCTCCGGCAGGGCACCCGAGAGCAGACCATCCACATCGAGGGCGGATTCCTCGAGATGAGCCACAATCGGGCGACCCTTTTGTGTCATGGTTTGCAGGGATTGCAGGCCGCCGCTGCGGCCTCGGAAGACGAATAG
- the pckA gene encoding phosphoenolpyruvate carboxykinase (ATP), translating into MSIDLTKHGITKVPSNIRNPTVAKLYTLALETPGHDLAHNGALMADSVPRTGRSPKDKRIVEEDSTKNDIWWGSINVPISESSFAFNRGTAISFLNTKKQLYVVDGFAGWDPKHRIKVRIICTLPYHALFMHNMLIRPTEEELKNFGDPDWVIYNAGEMYANMELPEVKTEVSVNLSFKHQEMIILGSLYAGEMKKGVFTVLNYVLPKKGVLSMHCSANEGSDGDVALFFGLSGTGKTTLSADPKRALIGDDEHGWSDDGVFNFEGGCYAKTINLSQENEPQIYNAIRFGSVLENVGYDPRTKVVDYTDVSKTQNTRVSYPVEFIENAKIPCVGGHPKNVVFLTCDAFGVLPPVSRLTPGQAMYHFISGYTAKVAGTEVGVTEPEATFSACFGAAFLVWHPTKYAEMLAEKMKQHGSNVWLINTGWTGGAYGVGQRFKLKYTRAIVDAVLSGALDNVEFETEPFFGFALPKTCPNVPTEVLNPRNAWQDKDAYDQTAKKLAGMFRKNFEKYADQASKEIMDAEPKGQAKA; encoded by the coding sequence ATGAGTATCGATCTCACCAAGCACGGCATCACCAAAGTTCCTTCGAACATCCGCAATCCAACCGTGGCGAAGCTCTACACACTGGCCCTCGAAACCCCGGGCCACGATCTCGCCCACAACGGCGCGCTGATGGCCGATTCCGTTCCCCGCACCGGCCGCAGCCCCAAGGACAAGCGCATCGTCGAGGAAGATTCCACCAAGAACGATATCTGGTGGGGCAGCATTAACGTTCCCATCAGTGAGAGCTCGTTCGCCTTCAACCGCGGCACCGCGATCAGCTTCCTGAACACCAAGAAGCAACTGTACGTGGTCGATGGTTTCGCCGGCTGGGATCCCAAGCATCGCATCAAGGTCCGCATCATCTGCACGCTGCCGTACCATGCGCTGTTCATGCACAATATGCTGATCCGCCCGACCGAGGAAGAACTCAAGAACTTCGGCGATCCCGACTGGGTCATCTACAACGCCGGCGAAATGTACGCAAACATGGAACTGCCGGAAGTCAAGACCGAGGTCAGCGTAAACCTCAGCTTCAAGCACCAGGAAATGATCATCCTGGGCTCGCTTTACGCCGGCGAGATGAAGAAGGGTGTCTTCACCGTCCTCAACTACGTCCTTCCGAAGAAGGGCGTCCTCAGCATGCACTGCTCGGCCAACGAAGGATCCGACGGCGACGTCGCCCTCTTCTTCGGCCTTTCCGGCACCGGCAAGACGACGCTTTCGGCCGACCCGAAGCGCGCCCTGATCGGCGACGATGAGCACGGCTGGTCCGATGACGGCGTCTTCAATTTCGAAGGCGGCTGCTACGCCAAGACCATCAATCTGTCCCAGGAAAACGAGCCGCAGATCTACAACGCGATCCGCTTCGGCAGCGTTCTGGAGAACGTTGGCTACGATCCGCGCACGAAGGTTGTCGACTATACGGACGTCTCCAAGACCCAGAACACGCGCGTCAGCTATCCCGTCGAGTTCATCGAGAACGCCAAGATCCCCTGCGTGGGCGGCCACCCGAAGAACGTCGTCTTCCTGACCTGCGACGCTTTCGGCGTTCTGCCTCCGGTTAGCCGCCTGACCCCGGGACAGGCGATGTACCACTTCATCAGCGGCTACACGGCCAAGGTCGCCGGCACGGAAGTCGGCGTGACCGAGCCCGAGGCCACCTTCTCCGCCTGCTTCGGCGCCGCCTTCCTGGTCTGGCACCCGACGAAGTACGCCGAGATGCTGGCCGAGAAGATGAAGCAGCATGGCTCGAACGTGTGGCTGATCAACACCGGCTGGACGGGTGGCGCCTACGGCGTTGGCCAACGCTTCAAGCTGAAGTACACGCGCGCAATTGTCGATGCGGTCCTCAGCGGCGCTCTGGACAACGTCGAGTTCGAGACCGAGCCGTTCTTCGGCTTCGCGCTCCCGAAGACCTGCCCGAACGTCCCGACCGAAGTCCTGAACCCGCGCAATGCCTGGCAGGACAAGGACGCTTACGATCAGACGGCCAAGAAACTGGCTGGCATGTTCCGGAAGAACTTCGAGAAGTACGCAGACCAGGCCTCGAAGGAAATCATGGACGCCGAGCCGAAGGGCCAGGCCAAGGCCTGA
- a CDS encoding DUF4190 domain-containing protein: MSYDPQNPQSPPPYPPDQGYGYQQPQPWPQQVRTNTMAVMSLVMGILGFFGLGCIGGILAIIFANIADDQIARSQNMETGEGMAKAGRILGWINIILAVVGILIAAVIFLFVIVGAAAAPALSGQ; this comes from the coding sequence ATGTCTTACGATCCCCAGAATCCGCAGTCGCCACCTCCCTATCCACCGGATCAGGGATATGGGTACCAGCAGCCCCAGCCTTGGCCGCAGCAGGTTCGAACCAATACGATGGCAGTCATGAGCCTCGTTATGGGGATCCTCGGATTCTTCGGCCTCGGCTGCATCGGTGGAATCCTTGCCATCATTTTCGCGAATATCGCGGACGATCAGATCGCCAGAAGTCAGAACATGGAAACCGGCGAGGGCATGGCCAAGGCCGGCAGAATCCTGGGGTGGATCAACATCATCTTAGCAGTTGTTGGCATTCTCATCGCCGCGGTCATCTTCCTTTTCGTCATCGTGGGCGCGGCTGCAGCCCCTGCGCTCTCCGGGCAATAG